The window CACCCGCCAGGTGTCGCCGGAGAGCTGGTCGCGCACGCCCTCCAGGGCATCGCGCAGGCGCGCGACGGCATGGGCGGCGCTGCCGAGGCGGTCGGTGTCCAGCAGCAGGGAGCGCAGCTCGGCATCCGGATCCGCGAACCGGCTGCCCGCCAGCCGGTGCAGTGCGTCCAGCAGCACCCGTGTGCTCTCCATCGCCTCCGGGCCGTGGTGGCCGCTGATCTGCTCCAGCTGGTGGTGCGCGGTCAGCAGCAGGCGCAGCAGGTCCTCTGCGCGTTCGGCGTACCGCCCCGCCCAGTACATGTCCGCCAGGGCGCGCGGCGCAAGTGTCGGCACGGAGGGGCCGAAGGCCAGGGGCACGCTCTCGACGAGACCCTGGTCCGGATCGTCCGCCGAGGCCTTGAGGACCCATACGTCCTTGGTGGTCGGCCGCGCCTCGATGCCGCTGCGCACCGTCGCCAGCCCGCCGACGAGCGGGCGGTATGCCGACCCGTAGCGGAGGGTGAAGCTGCGGAAGACCAGCGGTCGCGCGGCGGCTCGAGTGCCGCCCGCCCATACCGGGGCCTGCGACAGCGGCAGCAGGTCCTGGCCGACGTAGCGATAGGGGGCGGCGAGGATGCCGGCGGTCAGCTCGGCCGCGTCGGCTCCGGACAGCGCCGCACGGGTTTCGTCGATCGTCCGCACGATCAGGTGCGGGTCGCCTGCGGCGATGCGCTCGAGTACGCGTTCCCGTGCATCGGGGTCGCCGCACCACAGCGTCCCCACCGACGGCAGCCGCAGCTGTTCTCCCAGCAGCATCTCGCACGCGGCGGGGAGGAACGGCATGAGCGCCGGGTTCTCCAGCACTCCCGCGCCGAGTCCATTGACCAGGCGCACGCGCCCGCGCCGGACCGCTTCGGCAAGGCCCGCCACGCCGAGCCGGGAGTCGGCCCGCATCTCCAGCGGGTCGCACCACTCGGCATCCACGCGTCGCACGATCACGTCGACGCGCTCCCGCGGCGGGGTGCTCGGCCAGCCGGCCGGCTTCATCCACACCCAGCCGTCGCGCACGACCAGGTCGCTGCCCTGAACCAGCGGCATGCCGAGCGCATTGGCGAGGAACGCCTGGTCGAAGGCCGTCTCGGAGTGGGGGCCGGGGGAGAGCACCACGACCTGCGGTGAGGCGACGCCGGGGGCCGAATCCAGCAACGAGGCACGCAGAGCCGAGAAGTACGGCTCCATCCGGTGCAGGTCGCTCTCCTGGTACAGATCGGGCAGCACCTGCGCGATCACGCGGCGGTTCTCCATGGCGTACCCGAGACCCGACGGCGCCTGCACGCGGTCGGCCAGCACGTGCCACTCGCCGTCGGCGTCGCGGCCGAGGTCGGTGGCCGACAGCAGGAGCGGCTGCATGTCGATGACGCCGGGACGGGCCACCGGCCGGGCGAACCCGGAGTGGCCGAACACGGTCGCGGCGGGCACCGTGCCGGAGGACAGCAGCGTCTGCGGGCCGTACAGGTCACTCAGCACGGCGTTGAGCAGCTCGGCGCGCTGAGCCAGCCCCACGTCCAGCCGCGCCCACGTGGGGGCGTCGATCACGAGCGGCATCGGGTCGAGCTGCCACGGCTGGGCGCCGGCATCCGGGGTCACATACGTCACGCCGTCATCGGCGAGGAACCGGGTGATCTCACCCTCCACGCGGCGCAGCTCGTCGGGGGTGAGGGCAAGAGCCAGGTCTGCCATGGCCTTCCACCCCGGGCGCAGCCCGCCGTCGGGGGAGATGACCTCGTCGTACCGCGCCACGGCATCCGGGGCGAAAACCCCGTCGTGGCTCGCCGGTACGGCGAACGGCAGCGTCGGCTGGGTCACCGCCGTCGCATAATCGCGCAGCACACTCACGCCTTCGGACCTCCTCCGGTCGGTGAGCGGCGCCGGTCAGCGCGCGCTATGAAACTTACCGGAGGAGCGGCGGGCACCGCGGCACGGCGGCCCGGTCCAGGCGGCGGCGTAGGGTGAGACGGTGAGCAGTTTCACCGTCCGCGCCGCACGTACCTCCGACGTCCGCGGCATCCTGGCGATGCTCGACCCCTATGTGCAGCGGCGCATTCTGCTCGGCAAGGACATCGTCGTACTGTACGAATCGGTGCAGCAGTTCGTCGTCGCCGAATCCGACGGTGTGCTCGTCGGGTGCGGCGCGCTGCACGTGCTGTGGGAAGACCTCGGTGAGGTGCGCACGCTCATCGTGGTGGACGACTGGCTGCACCGTGGCGTCGGCCGCGCGATCGTCGATCACCTCGAGAACGACGCCCGGGAACTGGGCCTGTCGCGGCTGTTCTGCCTCACGTTCGAGGTGGACTTCTTCCGCGCCCGCGGTTTCGCGCCCATCGGCGAGCACATCGTCGACCCCGACGTGTACTCCCAGCTGCTGCGCAGCCCCGACGAGGGCATCGCCGAGTTCCTCGATCTGGCGCACGTGAAGCCGAACACCCTCGGCAACACGCGCATGCTCAAGCACCTGTAAAACGCCGCGCGCCCGCCGCGCGGGCAGGATGCCGCGACGTAGCCTAGAGCCATGTCCGATCCCGTCCGTCGCCGGCATTCCCCCGCCGTCTATCGTCGTCGCCGGCTGCTGGTGCTGCTGGCGGCGATCGTCGTGATCGCCGGGATCGTGCTGCTGCTGGTGTGGCAGCCGTGGAACGCCGGCGCGAGCGGACCCGATGATCGCAAGACTCCGGTGTCGACGAGCACCCCGACATCCACCCCGACCGGCTCGCCCGCACCGTCGACCCCACCGATGCCGTCGCCCGAGGCATCCGCGTCGGAGGACACTGCCGGCGCAGTGGCGGAGTGCGAGGCGGCGGCGATCGAGGTCGCCGGGCTCACCGACAAGGACACCTACGCGGCGGGCGAGAACCCGCAGCTGTCGATCTCGCTCACCAACAACGGCGGGGTGCCCTGCACGATCAACGTCGGCACCACGACCCAGACGTTCACGATCAGCAGCGGCGACGACGTCTGGTGGCGCTCGACGGACTGCCAGACCGAGCCGAGCGACCAGATCGTGACGATCGACGCCGGGCAGAGTGTCACCAGCGCCGCGCCGCTGACGTGGGACCGCACCCGCTCGTCGGTGTCGACCTGCGGCGAGACCGGCCGGCAGAGCGC is drawn from Microbacterium sp. zg-B96 and contains these coding sequences:
- a CDS encoding circularly permuted type 2 ATP-grasp protein, whose protein sequence is MLRDYATAVTQPTLPFAVPASHDGVFAPDAVARYDEVISPDGGLRPGWKAMADLALALTPDELRRVEGEITRFLADDGVTYVTPDAGAQPWQLDPMPLVIDAPTWARLDVGLAQRAELLNAVLSDLYGPQTLLSSGTVPAATVFGHSGFARPVARPGVIDMQPLLLSATDLGRDADGEWHVLADRVQAPSGLGYAMENRRVIAQVLPDLYQESDLHRMEPYFSALRASLLDSAPGVASPQVVVLSPGPHSETAFDQAFLANALGMPLVQGSDLVVRDGWVWMKPAGWPSTPPRERVDVIVRRVDAEWCDPLEMRADSRLGVAGLAEAVRRGRVRLVNGLGAGVLENPALMPFLPAACEMLLGEQLRLPSVGTLWCGDPDARERVLERIAAGDPHLIVRTIDETRAALSGADAAELTAGILAAPYRYVGQDLLPLSQAPVWAGGTRAAARPLVFRSFTLRYGSAYRPLVGGLATVRSGIEARPTTKDVWVLKASADDPDQGLVESVPLAFGPSVPTLAPRALADMYWAGRYAERAEDLLRLLLTAHHQLEQISGHHGPEAMESTRVLLDALHRLAGSRFADPDAELRSLLLDTDRLGSAAHAVARLRDALEGVRDQLSGDTWRVFSNVDRATRALRSAPHAHRTAESAGRMLTAVLSLQGVTASMMRDSGWHMIEAGRCLERALQLCHLLVGTATRRRAIRADREVLEAMLTAAESIVTYRRRYRGSLRTADALDLLLLDRDNPRSLMFSLDALGTHLAAMPASTGSTRPERLREHLERELASADIAALTAADGEHRSALTEFLVDAIAQLEQLAEAVAHVHFESGPPPLALSSLALIEEQARA
- a CDS encoding amino-acid N-acetyltransferase, which translates into the protein MSSFTVRAARTSDVRGILAMLDPYVQRRILLGKDIVVLYESVQQFVVAESDGVLVGCGALHVLWEDLGEVRTLIVVDDWLHRGVGRAIVDHLENDARELGLSRLFCLTFEVDFFRARGFAPIGEHIVDPDVYSQLLRSPDEGIAEFLDLAHVKPNTLGNTRMLKHL